From Primulina tabacum isolate GXHZ01 chromosome 2, ASM2559414v2, whole genome shotgun sequence, one genomic window encodes:
- the LOC142529007 gene encoding LOW QUALITY PROTEIN: neutral leucine aminopeptidase, chloroplastic-like (The sequence of the model RefSeq protein was modified relative to this genomic sequence to represent the inferred CDS: deleted 1 base in 1 codon) encodes MVSTSLSIRTVNTTRLTRSTMVAIKILYTSLNLHASTSSSSSRHFHSYPSVFAKSRFGAVWDISVSVPPISSKRAKRMAHSIARATLGLSEPNKIDPPKISFAVKEIDLVEWKGDILVVGVSEKDMAKDENSNFKNLVLQKLDSHLGGLLSEVSTEEDFTGKSGQSTILRLPGLGSKRVGLIGLGSASSTLAYRGLGEAVAAAAKSSQAINVAITLASSEGLSFESKPATASAIAAGAILGTFDDNRFKSESKTPVLKSVNILGLGTGPEIEKKLKYAENVCSGIILGKELVNAPANIVTPGVLAEEAKKIASQYSDVFSAKILDVEQCKELKMGSYLGVAAASANPPHFIHLCYKPPNGEVKTKLALVGKGLTFDSGGYNIKTGAGCMIELMKFDMGGSAAVLGAAKALGQIKPAGVEVHFIVAACENMISGTGMRPGDIVTASNGKTIEVNNTDAEGRLTLADALVYACNQGVEKIVDLATLTGACIVALGPSIAGIFTPSDDLAKEVLAASEISGEKLWRMPMEESYWESMKSGMADMVNTGGRQGGAITAALFLKQFVDENVQWLHIDMAGPVWSDKKKNATGFGISTLVEWVLKNSL; translated from the exons ATGGTATCGACCTCTCTATCCATCCGCACTGTAAATACCACGAGACTGACCCGCTCTACAATGGTCGCCATTAAAATACTCTATACTTCCCTCAATCTCCACGCTTCCACCTCTTCTTCCTCCTCTCGTCACTTTCATTCTTACCCCTCGGTGTTTGCGAAATCCAGATTTGGCGCTGTCTGGGACATTTCTGTTTCAGTCCCACCAATCTCGTCCAAAAGAGCGAAGCGAATGGCTCACTCCATCGCGCGTGCCACTCTCGGCCTTTCTGAACCAAACAAGATAGACCCACCTAAG ATCTCATTTGCCGTAAAAGAGATTGATTTGGTGGAGTGGAAAGGAGACATACTTGTTGTCGGTGTCTCAGAAAAGGATATGGCCAAAGATGAGAATTCAAACTTCAAGAATCTAGTCTTGCAAAAGCTAGATTCACACTTGGGTGGATTGTTATCTGAAGTCTCAACCGAGGAGGATTTTACTGGAAAGAGTGGACAGTCAACAATTCTCAGGCTTCCTGGTCTTGGTTCGAAAAGGGTTGGTTTAATTGGGCTTGGATCAGCTTCATCTACTTTGGCTTATCGTGGTCTTGGTGAGGCTGTTGCTGCGGCAGCCAAGTCGTCTCAGGCAATTAACGTTGCAATCACACTTGCTTCTTCTGAAGGCTTATCTTTCGAATCGAAGCCAGCCACTGCTTCAGCAATTGCTGCTG GAGCCATATTGGGAACTTTTGATGATAATCGGTTTAAGTCCGAATCAAAGACACCAGTCCTCAAATCTGTGAATATTCTTGGACTTGGTACTGGACCTGAGATTGAGAAAAAACTCAAGTATGCCGAAAATGTCTGTTCAGGGATCATTCTGGGAAAAGAACTTGTGAAT GCCCCAGCAAATATAGTCACCCCTG GAGTACTTGCAGAAGAAGCCAAAAAGATAGCATCACAGTACAGTGATGTTTTTTCTGCAAAAATATTGGATGTAGAGCAGTGCAAAGAATTGAAAATGGGTTCCTACTTAGGCGTTGCTGCGGCATCTGCTAATCCTCCACATTTCATCCATTTATGTTACAAACCTCCGAATGGAGAAGTCAAAACCAAGCTGGCCTTAGTTGGAAAAGGCTTGACTTTTGACAg TGGAGGCTACAATATCAAGACTGGAGCAGGCTGTATGATTGAACTCATGAAATTTGATATGGGCGGTTCTGCTGCAGTTCTGGGTGCAGCCAAAGCTCTTGGTCAAATCAAGCCTGCTGGAGTAGAG GTTCACTTCATTGTTGCAGCTTGTGAGAACATGATAAGCGGGACAGGCATGAGGCCTGGAGACATTGTCACAGCTTCAAATGGGAAGACGATTGAG GTAAACAATACTGACGCTGAAGGAAGACTCACCCTAGCTGATGCTTTAGTATATGCTTGTAATCAAGGGGTAGAAAAG ATCGTAGATCTCGCTACATTGACCGGGGCTTGCATCGTTGCTCTTGGACCCTCTATTGCTG GCATATTTACACCAAGCGATGACCTTGCCAAAGAAGTTCTGGCGGCTTCAGAAATCAGCGGTGAAAAGCTTTGGAGAATGCCTATGGAGGAAAGTTATTGGGAGTCGATGAAATCTGGGATGGCTGATATGGTGAATACGGGTGGTCGTCAAGGTGGTGCCATCACTGCGGCCCTTTTCTTGAAACAG TTTGTTGATGAGAACGTGCAATGGTTGCATATAGACATGGCTGGCCCAGTATGGAGCGATAAGAAGAAAAATGCTACGGGATTTGGAATTTCGACGTTGGTTGAATGGGTGCTAAAGAATTCTTTGTAG